In the genome of Nocardia sp. NBC_00416, one region contains:
- a CDS encoding NADPH-dependent F420 reductase encodes MSSISFIGLGTMVHAIATRAVAGGNTVEVLGRDSAKAEGLAAALGGGATAGTFGTVPAGDIVVLAVPYTSAVSVVARYGDALAGKVIIDITNTFDADATGLVTPDGTSGAQEIANAAPASAHVVKAFNTVFGHVIAQGRPLDVFFAGDDARAKASVSAFVESLGLRPLDVGGLEMARWLEGVGPLLMGLARHGVGSFDVALSVDIAD; translated from the coding sequence ATGAGCAGCATCAGTTTCATCGGTCTGGGAACCATGGTCCACGCCATCGCCACTCGCGCGGTCGCCGGCGGCAACACTGTGGAGGTCCTCGGCCGCGATTCCGCCAAGGCCGAGGGCCTGGCTGCCGCGCTCGGCGGCGGTGCCACGGCCGGGACATTCGGCACCGTCCCTGCCGGCGACATCGTCGTCCTCGCCGTGCCGTACACCAGCGCGGTGTCGGTCGTCGCCCGGTACGGGGACGCACTGGCCGGCAAGGTCATCATCGACATCACCAATACGTTCGACGCCGACGCCACCGGGCTTGTCACCCCGGACGGTACGTCCGGTGCGCAAGAGATCGCCAATGCCGCCCCCGCGAGCGCGCACGTCGTGAAGGCGTTCAACACCGTCTTCGGTCACGTCATCGCCCAGGGCCGTCCGTTGGACGTGTTCTTCGCCGGAGATGACGCGCGGGCCAAGGCCAGTGTGTCGGCGTTCGTCGAGAGCCTGGGTCTGCGTCCCCTCGATGTCGGCGGGCTCGAGATGGCGCGTTGGCTGGAAGGGGTCGGTCCGCTGCTGATGGGCCTGGCCCGCCACGGCGTGGGGAGCTTCGACGTGGCCCTCAGCGTCGACATCGCCGACTGA
- a CDS encoding LysR family transcriptional regulator, which yields MDLDLRKLRYFATVADRLHFGRAADELHIAQPALSRQIRSLEHDLGAALFTRDRHGVALTDAGRQLLADAGPLLASAHAVRRRVAVAARGSQRLVVGFRAGIPVIPAARAFEAQHPDVVVDVQRMEWDDQAPMLLDGRVDVGYVRLPIDETGLRLTPLYTEPLMVVLPAGHRLAGKEEVSEADLAGEPLIWHADASTQPTTRPLPDAGLRVRGVEEKLEHVAAGRGISFVGRSETVFYSRPDISYVTVPDLAPDQVFLAMAASRTSPLADDFFTAAQATAEITAECGNYEMWQLQSDAVSNSATMGR from the coding sequence ATGGATCTGGATCTGCGCAAGTTGCGCTACTTCGCGACTGTGGCCGACCGGCTGCACTTCGGCCGCGCCGCCGATGAGCTGCATATCGCGCAGCCGGCGCTCAGCCGGCAGATCCGCTCACTGGAGCACGATCTCGGCGCCGCGCTGTTCACCAGAGATCGCCACGGCGTAGCGCTGACCGACGCGGGCCGACAACTGCTGGCCGACGCCGGTCCGCTGCTCGCCTCCGCGCACGCGGTCCGGCGCCGGGTGGCCGTCGCCGCCCGCGGCAGCCAGCGGCTGGTGGTCGGCTTTCGGGCCGGCATCCCGGTCATCCCAGCGGCGCGGGCGTTCGAGGCTCAGCATCCGGACGTGGTCGTGGACGTGCAGCGAATGGAATGGGACGACCAGGCCCCGATGCTGCTCGACGGCCGCGTCGACGTCGGCTATGTGCGGCTGCCCATCGACGAGACCGGCCTACGCTTGACTCCGCTCTATACCGAGCCGCTCATGGTGGTGCTGCCCGCCGGTCACCGGTTGGCAGGCAAGGAGGAGGTCTCCGAGGCTGACCTGGCAGGTGAGCCGCTGATCTGGCATGCCGACGCGAGCACGCAGCCCACCACGCGCCCGCTCCCTGACGCCGGGCTCCGGGTGCGCGGCGTGGAGGAGAAGCTCGAGCACGTCGCGGCCGGCCGTGGAATCTCGTTCGTGGGGCGTTCGGAGACCGTGTTCTACTCACGTCCGGACATCAGCTACGTGACCGTCCCGGATCTGGCGCCCGACCAGGTGTTTCTCGCGATGGCGGCGTCGCGCACCTCGCCGCTGGCCGACGACTTCTTCACCGCAGCTCAGGCGACGGCTGAGATCACGGCGGAATGCGGGAACTATGAAATGTGGCAGCTTCAAAGCGATGCGGTTTCAAATTCGGCGACGATGGGGCGATGA
- a CDS encoding DoxX family protein: protein MFIATLIVTLVLAGILLASAAAKLTRNAGVLASMEKVGVPAEKIPWLAYLEIAGAVGLIAGLFWWPIGVAAAIGVVLYFAGAVGAHIRVKDKELAPAAGLALVAAAALVLRILPA from the coding sequence ATGTTCATCGCCACCCTCATCGTCACGCTCGTACTGGCCGGGATCCTGCTCGCCTCCGCGGCCGCCAAACTCACCCGCAACGCCGGAGTCCTGGCCTCCATGGAGAAGGTCGGAGTACCCGCCGAAAAGATCCCCTGGCTCGCCTACCTCGAGATCGCCGGCGCGGTCGGTCTCATCGCCGGCCTGTTCTGGTGGCCGATCGGCGTCGCCGCCGCAATCGGTGTCGTCCTGTATTTCGCCGGTGCGGTCGGAGCGCATATACGGGTAAAGGACAAAGAGCTGGCGCCGGCCGCGGGACTCGCGCTGGTAGCCGCCGCCGCCTTGGTGCTGCGCATACTGCCTGCGTAG
- a CDS encoding SDR family oxidoreductase codes for MRVFVTGGTGHSGSYIIPELVTAGHEVTGLARSDTAAAALSALGAKVRRGDLEDLDGLKDAAADSDGVIHVAHRQDLLPSGGLDAVAAAERPIILAYGEALAGTGKPLVAAGSIGSAGNLGRPATEEDPALASGDEYKGTLRVRNVVETAVVDLAEQGVRSSVVRFANIAHSTTARGGFLVQLIALAKEKGFVGYPGDGANLWNAVHVRDIAPVFRLALEKGPAGKYWHAVGDGAIPLRKIAEAIGSRLGLPVVSIPADVLMVPGYFGFLANIVTQSYPASNHITRRTLGWEPIQPGLLADLDNGHYFPRQGA; via the coding sequence ATGCGCGTCTTCGTCACTGGCGGGACCGGCCATTCCGGTTCGTACATCATCCCCGAACTCGTCACCGCTGGGCACGAGGTCACCGGCCTGGCCCGGTCGGACACGGCCGCGGCGGCCTTGTCCGCGCTCGGCGCGAAGGTGCGTCGCGGCGACCTCGAGGATCTCGACGGGCTCAAAGACGCGGCCGCGGATTCCGATGGCGTCATTCACGTCGCGCACAGGCAAGACCTGCTTCCCTCCGGTGGGCTCGACGCCGTGGCCGCCGCGGAACGCCCGATCATCCTCGCCTACGGCGAGGCACTCGCGGGAACCGGAAAGCCGCTGGTCGCGGCGGGGAGCATCGGCTCAGCCGGGAACCTGGGACGGCCGGCCACCGAGGAGGACCCGGCCCTAGCGAGCGGTGATGAGTACAAGGGCACCCTGCGGGTTCGCAACGTCGTGGAAACCGCCGTAGTCGACCTCGCCGAGCAGGGAGTGCGGTCTTCGGTCGTGCGGTTTGCCAACATCGCGCACAGCACGACCGCTCGTGGCGGGTTCCTCGTGCAGCTGATCGCGCTCGCGAAGGAGAAGGGTTTCGTCGGCTACCCCGGAGACGGCGCGAACCTGTGGAACGCCGTGCACGTCCGCGATATCGCCCCCGTGTTCCGTTTGGCGCTCGAGAAGGGGCCGGCCGGCAAATACTGGCACGCGGTAGGGGACGGGGCCATCCCACTCCGCAAGATCGCCGAGGCCATCGGCAGCCGTCTGGGCCTGCCTGTCGTAAGCATTCCCGCGGACGTACTGATGGTGCCGGGATACTTCGGGTTCCTCGCGAACATAGTCACGCAGAGCTACCCGGCGTCCAACCACATCACCCGCCGAACCCTCGGCTGGGAACCCATTCAGCCCGGCCTGCTCGCCGATTTGGACAACGGTCATTACTTCCCCCGGCAGGGAGCCTGA
- a CDS encoding SDR family oxidoreductase codes for MGKLDGKVAVITGGSTGMALAGAKLFVEEGAHGQVATAKQEELFDEATRAEFESLIPRGKMGRPEEIATVALFLASDDSSYVNGLELVSDGGTTAI; via the coding sequence GTGGGAAAGCTCGATGGCAAGGTAGCGGTAATCACCGGCGGATCCACCGGCATGGCACTGGCCGGCGCCAAATTGTTCGTCGAGGAAGGGGCGCACGGCCAGGTCGCCACCGCCAAACAAGAAGAATTGTTCGACGAGGCCACCAGGGCAGAATTCGAGTCCCTTATTCCCCGCGGAAAAATGGGCCGCCCAGAAGAAATCGCCACCGTCGCCCTGTTTCTCGCCTCCGACGACTCCAGCTATGTCAACGGTCTGGAACTTGTCTCAGATGGCGGCACCACCGCCATCTGA
- a CDS encoding YnfA family protein, with the protein MTVLRSILLFVLAAVAEIGGAWLVWQGVREHRGWAWIGAGVVALGIYGFVATLQPDANFGRILAAYGGVFVAGSLLWGMALDGFRPDRWDLTGAVICLIGVAVVMYAPRPA; encoded by the coding sequence ATGACTGTGCTGCGCTCGATCTTGCTGTTCGTTCTGGCCGCCGTGGCGGAGATCGGTGGGGCGTGGCTGGTGTGGCAGGGGGTGCGTGAACACCGCGGCTGGGCGTGGATCGGTGCGGGTGTGGTTGCGCTGGGGATCTACGGTTTCGTCGCCACTCTGCAGCCCGACGCGAACTTCGGGCGCATCCTGGCGGCTTACGGTGGCGTGTTCGTTGCCGGATCGCTGTTGTGGGGTATGGCTCTCGATGGTTTCCGGCCCGACCGGTGGGACCTCACCGGTGCTGTCATCTGCCTGATCGGTGTCGCGGTCGTCATGTACGCACCGCGGCCGGCCTGA